One window of Nicotiana tomentosiformis chromosome 11, ASM39032v3, whole genome shotgun sequence genomic DNA carries:
- the LOC104103678 gene encoding uncharacterized protein At4g38062-like — protein MDKVYEELDAVKGEVEKLREDCRTKTDLTESLRKAHVDQLAKLQEAKVETQRLANDLFVKSEKIFEVKRLCDDLKFSLHEKESCLQNLSSAHEKLQLDYRENIGKLEVQNKDLVFSLDEAISRIQDLEMQIGASNKEINALKQLVSVRQETCIESELKAPASNDLKVGDDIIQKLEEENRNAKDQLKWKSEQFKHLEEAHERIHDQFNTSKVEWGQEKSAMLEEISSLQARLDSQTRISEGLQSQLRMCNQALAHQESRRRILEIEVSEFRSRFHDISFECQEANSKLEKLTIKRDEEIGELRNLLRTKETLFKDLKCQSMQIEQENQELRGSLKELQETQLQDAASASSLKKLRTNFQDLKQLHRKCSLNLKEKEAEWSSQIGKVTEVMKRCMSELKGKEKHIEELEKELEDCRDACDVLNGEISVLVMVLKSEIHALTKENSRAKADLEPNSKNLHQKREQAILLEAELSEYKKMLENSSNCQFHLRGQVLQLGNALKDASEEAKADLAKARAEVKESKLELEKWKAEAGKLKDCLGENRFAQKQEQESLLGILKEREAKTNELQQEITELELKIVERTEAVEALNQEKLQYCQIAKGKDCSIEILQTKIFCLEKELADTDLQNEQAQSDARKAFDQEKESLLLTVKEKDGEMQHLLERAKDLEDDVICKEIAFTALETAESLKMLEIKEKNNVIAELEVKLGDTDQKFELLNKYLSDSRQKEGQLETLLQASKKELDELKAHFGNERMHLEAQIQEIESQKNDLLEENKKLSVDREELLVQMEGINGRISEVCFEDVALVRQLEKMLGNPEEVKEPPLSNLGRGQYTGTPFSTAKTGTDERTPLVELNC, from the coding sequence ATGGACAAAGTTTATGAGGAGCTAGATGCTGTGAAAGGAGAGGTGGAAAAGCTCAGAGAAGACTGCCGGACCAAAACGGATTTGACGGAGAGTTTGCGGAAAGCCCACGTTGATCAATTAGCGAAACTTCAAGAAGCTAAGGTGGAGACTCAAAGACTGGCAAATGACTTATTTGTCAAATCTGAGAAAATATTTGAGGTCAAGAGACTCTGTGATGACCTAAAGTTCAGTCTACATGAGAAAGAATCATGTCTCCAGAATCTTAGTTCTGCTCATGAGAAGCTGCAACTTGATTATAGGGAGAATATTGGAAAGTTGGAGGTACAAAACAAGGATTTGGTGTTCTCTTTGGATGAAGCAATATCCAGAATTCAAGATTTGGAAATGCAGATTGGTGCAAGTAATAAAGAAATCAATGCTCTTAAGCAACTCGTGTCAGTTAGGCAGGAAACCTGCATTGAATCAGAGCTAAAAGCACCGGCATCCAACGATCTGAAAGTTGGAGATGACATTATCCAAAAACTTGAGGAAGAAAATAGGAATGCAAAAGATCAGCTGAAATGGAAGAGTGAGCAGTTTAAACATCTTGAAGAAGCTCATGAAAGGATCCATGATCAGTTCAACACCAGTAAGGTGGAGTGGGGACAGGAAAAGTCAGCAATGCTTGAAGAAATTTCATCATTGCAAGCAAGGTTGGATTCTCAGACTCGAATCTCAGAAGGCCTCCAAAGccaattgaggatgtgtaacCAAGCTTTGGCACATCAAGAAAGCAGAAGAAGAATTCTAGAAATTGAAGTGTCTGAGTTCAGATCTCGATTCCATGATATCTCTTTTGAGTGCCAAGAAGCAAACTCAAAGCTCGAGAAGTTGACCATCAAGAGGGATGAAGAAATTGGAGAGTTAAGAAACTTACTCCGAACAAAAGAGACACTGTTCAAGGATCTAAAATGCCAAAGTATGCAGATTGAACAAGAAAATCAAGAGTTACGAGGATCTCTCAAAGAGCTTCAAGAGACTCAACTCCAGGATGCTGCGTCCGCTTCTTCACTGAAGAAACTGCGAACCAATTTCCAGGATTTGAAGCAGTTACACAGAAAGTGTTCCTTAAACCTCAAAGAAAAAGAAGCTGAATGGAGCTCCCAGATAGGAAAAGTTACAGAAGTTATGAAAAGATGCATGTCTGAATTAAAAGGTAAAGAAAAGCACATAGAAGAGCTAGAAAAGGAGCTGGAAGATTGCCGTGATGCGTGTGATGTTCTTAATGGTGAGATATCTGTGTTAGTCATGGTCTTAAAATCAGAAATTCATGCCTTGACCAAGGAAAACTCTCGAGCGAAGGCAGATCTAGAACCGAATAGCAAAAATCTACATCAGAAGCGTGAACAAGCAATCCTTTTAGAGGCAGAACTGAGTGAGTATAAAAAGATGCTTGAAAACTCATCTAACTGCCAATTTCACCTCAGGGGACAGGTCCTGCAATTGGGTAATGCTCTGAAAGATGCTTCAGAAGAAGCCAAAGCTGACCTGGCCAAAGCAAGGGCTGAAGTCAAAGAGAGCAAACTTGAACTAGAGAAGTGGAAAGCTGAAGCAGGAAAGCTTAAAGACTGCCTTGGAGAGAACCGGTTCGCCCAAAAGCAAGAGCAGGAGAGCTTACTTGGGATTTTGAAAGAGAGAGAAGCCAAAACAAATGAGCTACAACAAGAGATTACAGAACTCGAGTTGAAGATTGTTGAAAGAACAGAGGCAGTGGAAGCTTTAAATCAGGAGAAGCTACAATATTGTCAAATTGCAAAAGGCAAGGATTGTAGCATAGAAATTCTTCAAACTAAGATTTTTTGCTTGGAGAAAGAGTTGGCTGATACAGACCTTCAAAATGAGCAAGCACAATCAGACGCCCGGAAGGCTTTTGATCAGGAGAAGGAGAGCCTGTTGCTGACTGTGAAAGAGAAAGACGGGGAAATGCAACATCTTCTTGAACGGGCCAAAGATTTGGAGGATGATGTAATCTGTAAAGAAATTGCTTTTACAGCTTTGGAGACGGCTGAGAGTTTAAAAATGCTTGAGATTAAAGAGAAAAACAATGTGATTGCTGAGTTAGAGGTGAAATTGGGTGATACAGATCAGAAGTTTGAACTTCTAAATAAATACTTGTCTGATTCAAGACAGAAGGAGGGGCAGCTGGAAACATTGTTGCAAGCAAGTAAAAAGGAATTGGATGAGCTGAAAGCTCATTTTGGCAATGAACGGATGCACTTGGAGGCCCAAATTCAGGAGATTGAATCTCAGAAAAATGATTTGCTTGAAGAAAATAAGAAACTTTCAGTTGATAGGGAGGAATTATTAGTACAAATGGAAGGAATCAATGGAAGAATCAGTGAAGTTTGCTTTGAAGATGTTGCACTTGTAAGACAGCTAGAAAAAATGTTGGGGAACCCTGAGGAAGTAAAAGAGCCACCACTTAGTAATTTAGGGAGAGGCCAATATACTGGAACTCCTTTTTCAACTGCCAAAACAGGAACTGATGAAAGAACTCCATTGGTAGAGCTCAACTGTTAG
- the LOC104103677 gene encoding uncharacterized protein, with amino-acid sequence MGDDGVKNEAMEIMGMFQVLPRLVVFDLDYTLWPFYCECRSKQQMPYLYPHAKGILYALKDKGVNIAIASRSPTPDIANTFLDKLGLTSIFAAKEIFSSWTHKTEHFQKIIRRTGVPYKEMLFFDDEDRNIESVSKMGVTSILVDDGVNLGALKQALSEFAQNSASGKKNKEKRLPDSSISDELQ; translated from the exons ATGGGGGACGACGGGGTGAAGAACGAGGCAATGGAGATAATGGGGATGTTCCAAGTGCTTCCTCGCCTCGTCGTCTTCGATCTCGATTACACTCTCTGGCCTTTTTATTG TGAATGCCGCTCAAAACAGCAAATGCCATATTTATATCCTCATGCCAAAGGCATTTTATATGCCCTCAAGGACAAGGGAGTTAATATTGCTATTGCCTCAAGGTCACCAACGCCTGATATAGCAAACACTTTTCTTGATAAGTTGGGCCTAACATCAATATTTGCAGCCAAG GAAATATTTTCCAGTTGGACACACAAAACCGAACACTTTCAGAAGATCATTAGGAGGACAGGGGTGCCTTATAAGGAGATGCTATTCTTTGATGATGAGGATCGTAATATAGAGTCG GTTTCGAAGATGGGTGTGACAAGCATATTGGTGGATGATGGGGTAAATCTTGGGGCTTTGAAGCAGGCTCTCTCAGAGTTTGCTCAGAATTCAGCTTCAGggaaaaagaacaaagaaaaacgGCTGCCAGATTCATCAATAAGTGATGAGCTACAGTAA